From a region of the Gossypium raimondii isolate GPD5lz chromosome 10, ASM2569854v1, whole genome shotgun sequence genome:
- the LOC105776413 gene encoding auxin transporter-like protein 2, translating to MSSEKQAEEAIVSSLNETMEHEEEDQGDNSVFSVKSLLWHGGSVYDAWFSCASNQVAQVLLTLPYSFSQMGMLSGIILQVFYGVLGSWTAYLISVLYIEYRTRKEKENVSFKNHVIQWFEVLDGLLGPYWKAIGLAFNCTFLLFGSVIQLIACASNIYYINDKLDKRTWTYIFGACCATTVFIPSFHNYRIWSFLGLGMTTYTAWYLTIAALVHGQVEGVTHQGPTKLVLYFTGATNILYTFGGHAVTVEIMHAMWKPQKFKYIYLLATLYVFTLTIPSASAVYWAFGDQLLNHSNAFSLLPHSAWRDAAVILMLIHQFITFGFACTPLYFVWEKVVGMHDTKSICLRAVSRLPVVIPIWFLAIIFPFFGPINSAVGSLLVSFTVYIIPALAHMLTYKSASARKNAAEKLPCFLPSWTAIYAVNTAIVIWVFVVGFGLGGWASMTNFIKQVDTFGLFAKCYQCPPSPSSKHH from the exons ATGTCAAGTGAGAAGCAAGCAGAGGAAGCCATTGTTTCAAGCTTAAATGAAACTATGGAGcatgaagaagaagatcaagGAGATAATTCCGTTTTTAGTGTTAAGAGTCTTCTTTGGCATGGTGGTTCAGTTTATGATGCTTGGTTCAGTTGTGCTTCAAATCAG GTGGCTCAAGTTCTATTAACACTACCATACTCTTTCTCTCAAATGGGAATGCTTTCAGGGATTATCTTACAAGTTTTTTATGGTGTTCTTGGTAGCTGGACTGCTTATCTCATAAGTGTTTTATATATTGAGTATAGaaccagaaaagaaaaagagaatgtcAGCTTCAAGAACCATGTCATACAG TGGTTTGAAGTGTTGGATGGTTTATTAGGACCTTATTGGAAAGCTATTGGATTAGCGTTTAACTGCACTTTTCTCCTATTCGGTTCTGTCATTCAGCTTATAGCTTGTGCAAG CAACATATATTACATAAATGACAAGCTAGATAAGAGGACATGGACATATATCTTTGGAGCTTGTTGTGCTACAACAGTGTTCATCCCTTCATTTCATAACTACAGAATCTGGTCCTTTTTGGGACTTGGGATGACTACTTATACTGCATGGTATTTAACCATAGCAGCTCTTGTTCATGGCCAG gTGGAAGGTGTAACTCATCAAGGTCCAACCAAATTGGTTTTGTACTTCACTGGTGCCACCAATATCTTGTATACTTTCGGCGGACATGCTGTCACAGT TGAAATTATGCATGCTATGTGGAAACCTCAAAAGTTCAAGTACATATACCTATTGGCCACATTATATGTGTTCACCCTAACCATCCCGTCCGCCTCCGCTGTCTATTGGGCTTTTGGTGATCAACTCCTCAACCATTCCAATGCCTTTTCACTCCTCCCGCACTCGGCGTGGCGTGATGCAGCGGTTATCCTAATGTTAATCCATCAG TTTATTACCTTCGGGTTCGCTTGCACGCCGTTGTACTTTGTGTGGGAGAAAGTAGTGGGGATGCACGACACAAAAAGCATTTGTTTGAGGGCCGTATCTCGGTTACCTGTGGTGATACCTATATGGTTCTTGGCTATCATATTTCCATTCTTCGGTCCTATTAACTCGGCTGTAGGGTCGCTCTTGGTTAGCTTCACTGTCTACATCATCCCTGCTTTAGCTCATATGCTCACTTATAAATCGGCCTCTGCAAGAAAG AATGCAGCTGAGAAACTTCCTTGCTTCCTCCCAAGCTGGACAGCAATCTATGCGGTGAACACGGCTATCGTAATATGGGTTTTCGTAGTCGGATTCGGATTAGGAGGTTGGGCTAGCATGACGAATTTCATCAAACAAGTAGATACGTTCGGATTATTCGCCAAGTGCTACCAATGTCCACCTTCACCATCATCAAAACATCACTGA